A window of Candidatus Methylomirabilis sp. genomic DNA:
GTGGACTATCGGGGCAAGAGGATCACCATCCACGACAACCGGGCGGTCTGTTCCCACGCGGGATACTGTACCGACACCCTCGCCTCCGTCTTCAGGATGGAGGCGGATCCGTGGATCGATCCCGATGGCGCCGAGGTCGAGAAGGCCATTGAGACCATCAGGCGATGCCCATCGGGGGCCCTGAGCTACTCGATCGAGGGCGTCGAGTACACAGGGCCGGACCGGGGACCGGCGATCGCGGTCTCCAAGGACGGTCCCTATCTCGTGACGGGAGGCCCCGCCCTGGAGGATGCGGACTCCCGGCCCGAATCGGCGGAGCACTACACGCTGTGCCGCTGCGGCGGCTCGCGGAACAAGCCGTTCTGCGACGGGACCCATTGGGAGATCAATTTCCAGGATGAGAACAACTAATGCAAACGACCGAATGAACGTGACACGGTCCGGGTCCTGT
This region includes:
- a CDS encoding CDGSH iron-sulfur domain-containing protein, producing MKAKPGGEKCFIEVAEDGPYLVSNLPRLQNSRGEAIPTKPVTALCRCGGSAKKPFCDGTHARIGFSGRRLADRPASRRVDYRGKRITIHDNRAVCSHAGYCTDTLASVFRMEADPWIDPDGAEVEKAIETIRRCPSGALSYSIEGVEYTGPDRGPAIAVSKDGPYLVTGGPALEDADSRPESAEHYTLCRCGGSRNKPFCDGTHWEINFQDENN